The following proteins come from a genomic window of Candidatus Rokuibacteriota bacterium:
- a CDS encoding sarcosine oxidase subunit delta, protein MSVLLPCPNCGPRDVYEFRFGGEYQKRPGPEAPPEAWVDYLYLRANEAGAQKEWWYHRLGCRAWFLAVRDTRSNTVLQVFSPVETPSEGGSAPLPNLPPEGCAGEAGARQAAE, encoded by the coding sequence GTGTCCGTTCTGCTTCCTTGCCCCAACTGCGGCCCCCGGGATGTCTACGAGTTCCGCTTTGGAGGCGAGTATCAGAAGCGGCCAGGCCCAGAGGCCCCTCCCGAGGCCTGGGTCGACTACCTCTACCTTCGGGCCAACGAGGCCGGAGCACAGAAGGAGTGGTGGTACCACCGCCTAGGCTGCCGCGCCTGGTTCTTGGCAGTCCGGGATACGCGCAGCAACACCGTGCTTCAGGTCTTCAGCCCCGTGGAGACTCCCTCGGAGGGGGGCTCCGCCCCCCTTCCGAACCTACCCCCGGAGGGTTGCGCCGGCGAAGCCGGCGCTCGACAGGCCGCGGAGTAG
- a CDS encoding FMN-binding glutamate synthase family protein, protein MEASSVRDRRVLRPSGIFSPDVIEDIQVKAELGRYRIRGFGTLRDRPLPSLDDLTFLPCTLTRVPLEGYREKCSTKTVLGTRFAERPIELEIPVMITGMSYGALSYNAKVALAQGASKVGTSTTTGDGGMLPAEREHSKILIYEVLPSRYGIDVHHLKVADGIELTVGQGAKPGTGGVLLGSKVSAEIARMRDLPEGVDQRSPARHPDWLGPDDMIIKIEELREATDWQVPVFVKMGATRVYDDVKLAAKAGADVIVVDGMEGGTGASPELLQNHTGIPTLAAVCEARRALEDMALYGEVQLIIAGGIRSGADAAKALALGADAVYIGTAALIALNCNKSLYVEDYHRLGTEPYACHHCHTGRCPVGITTQDPELMKRLPIPEAAERVANFLHAMTLEIQMLARACGKADVHDLEPEDLRALTVEASAITGIPLVGTNWVPGGEGQHASG, encoded by the coding sequence ATGGAAGCAAGCTCTGTAAGAGACAGGCGGGTTCTTCGCCCCAGCGGGATCTTCTCGCCGGACGTCATCGAAGACATCCAGGTCAAGGCCGAGCTCGGGCGGTACCGGATCCGGGGGTTTGGGACCTTGCGGGACCGCCCGCTCCCGTCCTTGGACGATCTCACCTTCCTGCCCTGCACGCTCACCCGCGTCCCGCTCGAAGGGTACCGGGAGAAGTGCAGCACCAAGACCGTGTTGGGCACCCGCTTCGCCGAGCGACCCATCGAGCTCGAAATTCCGGTCATGATCACCGGGATGAGCTACGGCGCGCTCTCCTACAACGCCAAGGTGGCTCTGGCCCAAGGCGCCTCGAAGGTGGGGACATCAACGACGACCGGAGACGGCGGCATGCTCCCGGCAGAGCGCGAGCACTCGAAGATCCTCATCTATGAGGTTCTCCCGAGCCGCTACGGGATAGATGTCCACCACCTGAAGGTGGCTGACGGGATCGAGCTCACCGTGGGCCAGGGAGCCAAGCCGGGAACGGGAGGTGTGCTCCTCGGCTCGAAGGTCTCGGCCGAGATCGCGCGGATGCGAGACCTGCCGGAGGGCGTGGATCAGCGAAGCCCGGCGCGCCACCCCGACTGGCTTGGCCCCGACGATATGATCATCAAGATCGAAGAGCTCCGGGAGGCCACCGACTGGCAGGTCCCCGTCTTTGTCAAGATGGGGGCCACGCGGGTCTACGACGACGTGAAGCTCGCCGCGAAGGCTGGGGCCGACGTGATCGTGGTGGACGGGATGGAGGGTGGCACCGGTGCCTCCCCCGAACTCCTCCAGAACCACACGGGGATTCCCACGCTGGCAGCGGTCTGTGAGGCCCGGCGGGCGCTGGAGGATATGGCGCTCTACGGCGAGGTGCAGCTCATCATCGCCGGGGGGATCCGGAGCGGAGCTGACGCTGCCAAGGCCCTGGCCCTTGGAGCCGACGCGGTCTACATCGGCACGGCAGCGCTGATCGCTCTCAACTGCAATAAATCGCTTTATGTCGAAGACTATCACCGGCTCGGGACCGAGCCCTACGCCTGCCACCACTGCCATACCGGTCGCTGCCCGGTCGGGATCACTACCCAGGATCCGGAGCTGATGAAGCGTCTGCCGATCCCTGAGGCGGCCGAGCGCGTCGCCAATTTCCTGCACGCGATGACGCTCGAGATTCAGATGCTGGCCCGGGCCTGCGGGAAGGCGGATGTCCACGACCTTGAGCCCGAAGACCTGCGCGCGTTGACTGTCGAGGCTTCCGCCATCACCGGGATCCCCCTGGTCGGGACCAACTGGGTGCCCGGGGGCGAAGGGCAGCACGCATCGGGGTAG
- a CDS encoding glutamate synthase, producing MATVDCEGKTTREINREVHRLIEAGAREITLLNPRARHNLAVAILRPVRIRIEGSVGYYCAGMIDGPTVEIQGSAGWGVAECMMDGTVIVEGNAGNGAGASIRGGTVVIRGDAAARAGISMKGGCLIIQGNAGYMTGFMAQKGTIIILGDADEALADSMYEAEVFIAGQIAELGNDAVIHEPSPAELAALRATLDRFALAVPRPLKKVVAGRKLWNFDKKDFELWKQAL from the coding sequence GTGGCCACCGTGGACTGCGAGGGGAAAACCACCCGGGAGATCAACCGGGAGGTCCACCGGTTGATCGAGGCGGGAGCGCGCGAGATCACCCTGCTCAACCCCCGGGCCCGGCACAACTTGGCGGTCGCAATTCTCCGGCCAGTGAGGATCCGCATCGAGGGGAGCGTCGGGTACTACTGCGCCGGAATGATCGACGGCCCCACGGTAGAGATCCAGGGCTCGGCTGGCTGGGGGGTTGCCGAGTGCATGATGGACGGCACCGTGATCGTGGAGGGCAACGCGGGGAATGGCGCCGGGGCCTCCATCCGTGGGGGCACGGTGGTGATCAGGGGCGATGCGGCGGCGCGGGCCGGGATCTCGATGAAGGGCGGGTGCCTCATCATCCAGGGGAACGCCGGCTACATGACCGGCTTCATGGCCCAGAAGGGGACCATCATTATCCTCGGCGATGCTGACGAAGCCCTCGCCGATTCCATGTATGAAGCTGAAGTGTTCATCGCCGGCCAGATCGCGGAGTTGGGGAACGACGCCGTGATCCACGAGCCCAGCCCTGCCGAGCTGGCCGCCCTCAGGGCCACGCTGGACCGCTTCGCTCTCGCGGTCCCGAGACCGCTCAAGAAGGTCGTGGCGGGGCGCAAGCTCTGGAACTTTGACAAGAAGGATTTTGAACTATGGAAGCAAGCTCTGTAA
- a CDS encoding glutamine phosphoribosylpyrophosphate amidotransferase — translation MCGIVGFLNKRSDGEAPIGKILLSLLTALGRRGPDSAGAALYGDPQGFAVRVKLGERGDLAPRAAQVTECARAFAQVAAAEIQGHYLRLVVDALGEVRAFEAALETVHPEVEVVSVGRRLEIMKELGPPANLETTFRLSALRGSHGIGHTRLSTESRVDLSHSQPFWAHGALDLAIVHNGHITNYHKLRRRYAQRGTRFYTENDSEVIGVYLAQRMGQGLPLDEALRASVSDLDGSFSYLAATADALGYAKDRFCLKPLIVAETDDFVALANEEIALSTTFEMKLQTLEPSNRQVRVWSLPPRSRRQVA, via the coding sequence ATGTGCGGTATCGTCGGTTTCCTGAACAAGCGCTCCGACGGGGAGGCGCCGATCGGCAAGATCCTCCTCTCGCTGCTCACCGCTCTGGGACGACGCGGCCCTGACTCTGCGGGCGCCGCCCTCTACGGTGACCCTCAGGGGTTCGCGGTCCGGGTCAAGCTCGGCGAGCGTGGCGACCTGGCGCCGCGCGCCGCCCAGGTGACGGAGTGCGCTCGGGCCTTTGCCCAGGTGGCAGCCGCGGAGATCCAGGGCCACTACCTCCGCCTGGTCGTGGACGCGCTCGGAGAAGTCCGGGCGTTCGAGGCCGCCCTGGAGACAGTTCATCCCGAGGTAGAGGTCGTGAGTGTAGGACGACGCCTGGAGATCATGAAAGAGCTGGGCCCGCCGGCCAACCTGGAGACCACCTTCCGACTCTCCGCCCTCCGCGGGAGCCACGGCATCGGTCACACGCGCCTCTCCACCGAGAGCCGTGTGGACCTCTCCCACTCGCAACCGTTCTGGGCTCACGGAGCCCTCGACCTCGCGATCGTCCACAACGGTCACATCACCAACTACCACAAGCTCCGCCGCCGGTACGCGCAGCGGGGGACCCGCTTCTACACGGAGAACGACTCAGAGGTGATCGGTGTCTATCTGGCCCAGCGCATGGGCCAAGGCCTCCCGCTGGACGAAGCGCTCCGGGCCTCGGTGAGCGACCTGGACGGCAGCTTTTCCTATCTCGCCGCCACCGCAGACGCCCTCGGCTACGCCAAGGACCGGTTCTGCCTCAAGCCTCTCATCGTCGCTGAGACCGATGACTTCGTTGCCCTGGCCAATGAGGAAATCGCGCTCAGCACGACCTTTGAGATGAAGCTCCAAACCCTGGAGCCTTCGAATCGGCAGGTCCGGGTCTGGTCCCTGCCCCCGCGCAGCCGACGTCAGGTGGCCTGA